Proteins from one Salvelinus alpinus chromosome 34, SLU_Salpinus.1, whole genome shotgun sequence genomic window:
- the LOC139563554 gene encoding gamma-aminobutyric acid receptor subunit alpha-2-like isoform X3 — MRERWDLSHYLAVFFSLMVLWQSRSIVQSSAYASEAFKNNITLFTRILDRLLDGYDNRLRPGLGDRVTEVKTDIYVTSFGPVSDTDMEYTVDVFFRQSWIDERLKFNGPMNILRLNNLMASKIWTPDTFFHNGKKSVAHNMTMPNKLLRIMEDGTLLYTMRLTVQAECPMHLEDFPMDSHSCPLKFGSYAYTMAEVTYIWTRNASASVEVALDGSRLNQYHLQGQTVGTETIKSSTGEYTVMTAHFHLKRKIGYFVIQTYLPCIMTVILSQVSFWLNRESVPARTVFGVTTVLTMTTLSISARNSLPKVAYATAMDWFIAVCYAFVFSALIEFATVNYFTKRGWAWDGKSVVNVKQKKEASTMKKNNAYAVAVANYAPNVTKDQSGLPTISKSATSDPNKAKPEVKPEVKPEQNKKTFNSVSKIDRMSRIMFPVLFGGFNLVYWATYLNREPVIKDMVPSK; from the exons ATGAGAGAGCGATGGGACTTATCGCATTATCTAGCGGTGTTCTTCTCGTTGATGGTACTGTGGCAGTCAAG ATCAATAGTGCAATCGTCTGCATATGCTTCAGAGGCCTTCAAAAACAACATCACTCTGTTTACCCGGATCTTGGACCGCCTTCTGGATGGCTATGACAACCGATTACGACCTGGACTTGGAG ATCGGGTGACGGAGGTGAAGACTGATATTTATGTCACAAGTTTCGGTCCCGTGTCAGACACAGACATG GAGTACACTGTGGACGTGTTCTTCCGTCAGAGCTGGATTGACGAGCGGCTGAAGTTCAACGGTCCCATGAACATCCTGCGGCTGAACAACCTGATGGCCAGTAAGATCTGGACGCCCGACACCTTTTTCCATAACGGGAAGAAATCTGTGGCTCACAACATGACCATGCCCAACAAACTACTCCGGATCATGGAGGATGGAACACTGCTGTACACTATGAG GTTAACGGTCCAGGCAGAATGTCCCATGCACCTCGAAGATTTCCCCATGGATTCCCACTCCTGTCCACTGAAGTTTGGCAGCT ATGCCTACACAATGGCCGAGGTGACGTACATTTGGACCCGAAACGCATCAGCGTCAGTGGAGGTAGCACTAGATGGATCCAGACTGAACCAGTATCACCTTCAGGGACAAACTGTGGGGACAGAGACCATTAAATCAAGCACGG GTGAATACACTGTCATGACGGCCCACTTCCACCTGAAGAGGAAGATTGGCTACTTTGTGATCCAGACCTACCTGCCCTGCATCATGACCGTCATCCTCTCCCAGGTCTCCTTCTGGCTCAACCGAGAGTCTGTACCCGCCAGAACTGTCTTTG GTGTGACCACTGTGCTCACTATGACGACTCTCAGTATCAGTGCCCGTAACTCTCTGCCGAAGGTGGCCTACGCCACGGCCATGGATTGGTTCATTGCAGTGTGCTACGCCTTCGTGTTCTCTGCCCTCATCGAGTTTGCTACCGTCAACTACTTCACCAAAAGAGGCTGGGCCTGGGATGGCAAAAGTGTGGTCAACGTCAAG CAGAAGAAGGAGGCGTCCACCATGAAGAAGAACAACGCCTATGCCGTTGCTGTGGCAAACTATGCCCCGAACGTCACCAAGGACCAAAGTGGTCTGCCCACCATCTCCAAGAGCGCCACCTCTGACCCCAACAAGGCCAAGCCAGAGGTCAAGCCAGAGGTCAAGCCAGAGCAGAACAAGAAGACCTTCAACAGCGTCAGCAAAATTGACCGTATGTCCCGGATTATGTTCCCCGTGCTCTTCGGTGGTTTCAACCTGGTCTACTGGGCCACCTACCTGAACAGAGAACCAGTCATAAAGGACATGGTCCCGTCCAAATGA
- the LOC139563554 gene encoding gamma-aminobutyric acid receptor subunit alpha-2-like isoform X4 has product MPSAFGRNFTSGLSEEIHKEIPRASQVWISAMRERWDLSHYLAVFFSLMVLWQSRSIVQSSAYASEAFKNNITLFTRILDRLLDGYDNRLRPGLGDRVTEVKTDIYVTSFGPVSDTDMEYTVDVFFRQSWIDERLKFNGPMNILRLNNLMASKIWTPDTFFHNGKKSVAHNMTMPNKLLRIMEDGTLLYTMRLTVQAECPMHLEDFPMDSHSCPLKFGSYAYTMAEVTYIWTRNASASVEVALDGSRLNQYHLQGQTVGTETIKSSTGEYTVMTAHFHLKRKIGYFVIQTYLPCIMTVILSQVSFWLNRESVPARTVFGVTTVLTMTTLSISARNSLPKVAYATAMDWFIAVCYAFVFSALIEFATVNYFTKRGWAWDGKSVVNVKRRKAERICDLSRRRQLIQLSQRIM; this is encoded by the exons ATGCCCAGCGCTTTTGGGCGCAACTTTACATCTGGGTTGTCAGAAGAAATTCATAAGGAGATCCCTCGCGCTAGTCAG GTTTGGATTTCAGCAATGAGAGAGCGATGGGACTTATCGCATTATCTAGCGGTGTTCTTCTCGTTGATGGTACTGTGGCAGTCAAG ATCAATAGTGCAATCGTCTGCATATGCTTCAGAGGCCTTCAAAAACAACATCACTCTGTTTACCCGGATCTTGGACCGCCTTCTGGATGGCTATGACAACCGATTACGACCTGGACTTGGAG ATCGGGTGACGGAGGTGAAGACTGATATTTATGTCACAAGTTTCGGTCCCGTGTCAGACACAGACATG GAGTACACTGTGGACGTGTTCTTCCGTCAGAGCTGGATTGACGAGCGGCTGAAGTTCAACGGTCCCATGAACATCCTGCGGCTGAACAACCTGATGGCCAGTAAGATCTGGACGCCCGACACCTTTTTCCATAACGGGAAGAAATCTGTGGCTCACAACATGACCATGCCCAACAAACTACTCCGGATCATGGAGGATGGAACACTGCTGTACACTATGAG GTTAACGGTCCAGGCAGAATGTCCCATGCACCTCGAAGATTTCCCCATGGATTCCCACTCCTGTCCACTGAAGTTTGGCAGCT ATGCCTACACAATGGCCGAGGTGACGTACATTTGGACCCGAAACGCATCAGCGTCAGTGGAGGTAGCACTAGATGGATCCAGACTGAACCAGTATCACCTTCAGGGACAAACTGTGGGGACAGAGACCATTAAATCAAGCACGG GTGAATACACTGTCATGACGGCCCACTTCCACCTGAAGAGGAAGATTGGCTACTTTGTGATCCAGACCTACCTGCCCTGCATCATGACCGTCATCCTCTCCCAGGTCTCCTTCTGGCTCAACCGAGAGTCTGTACCCGCCAGAACTGTCTTTG GTGTGACCACTGTGCTCACTATGACGACTCTCAGTATCAGTGCCCGTAACTCTCTGCCGAAGGTGGCCTACGCCACGGCCATGGATTGGTTCATTGCAGTGTGCTACGCCTTCGTGTTCTCTGCCCTCATCGAGTTTGCTACCGTCAACTACTTCACCAAAAGAGGCTGGGCCTGGGATGGCAAAAGTGTGGTCAACGTCAAG AGGAGAAAGGCAGAAAGGATCTGTGATCTCTCAAGGAGGAGACAGTTGATACAGTTAAGCCAGAGAATTATGTGA
- the LOC139563554 gene encoding gamma-aminobutyric acid receptor subunit alpha-2-like isoform X2 — MPSAFGRNFTSGLSEEIHKEIPRASQVWISAMRERWDLSHYLAVFFSLMVLWQSRSIVQSSAYASEAFKNNITLFTRILDRLLDGYDNRLRPGLGDRVTEVKTDIYVTSFGPVSDTDMEYTVDVFFRQSWIDERLKFNGPMNILRLNNLMASKIWTPDTFFHNGKKSVAHNMTMPNKLLRIMEDGTLLYTMRLTVQAECPMHLEDFPMDSHSCPLKFGSYAYTMAEVTYIWTRNASASVEVALDGSRLNQYHLQGQTVGTETIKSSTGEYTVMTAHFHLKRKIGYFVIQTYLPCIMTVILSQVSFWLNRESVPARTVFGVTTVLTMTTLSISARNSLPKVAYATAMDWFIAVCYAFVFSALIEFATVNYFTKRGWAWDGKSVVNVKKKEASTMKKNNAYAVAVANYAPNVTKDQSGLPTISKSATSDPNKAKPEVKPEVKPEQNKKTFNSVSKIDRMSRIMFPVLFGGFNLVYWATYLNREPVIKDMVPSK; from the exons ATGCCCAGCGCTTTTGGGCGCAACTTTACATCTGGGTTGTCAGAAGAAATTCATAAGGAGATCCCTCGCGCTAGTCAG GTTTGGATTTCAGCAATGAGAGAGCGATGGGACTTATCGCATTATCTAGCGGTGTTCTTCTCGTTGATGGTACTGTGGCAGTCAAG ATCAATAGTGCAATCGTCTGCATATGCTTCAGAGGCCTTCAAAAACAACATCACTCTGTTTACCCGGATCTTGGACCGCCTTCTGGATGGCTATGACAACCGATTACGACCTGGACTTGGAG ATCGGGTGACGGAGGTGAAGACTGATATTTATGTCACAAGTTTCGGTCCCGTGTCAGACACAGACATG GAGTACACTGTGGACGTGTTCTTCCGTCAGAGCTGGATTGACGAGCGGCTGAAGTTCAACGGTCCCATGAACATCCTGCGGCTGAACAACCTGATGGCCAGTAAGATCTGGACGCCCGACACCTTTTTCCATAACGGGAAGAAATCTGTGGCTCACAACATGACCATGCCCAACAAACTACTCCGGATCATGGAGGATGGAACACTGCTGTACACTATGAG GTTAACGGTCCAGGCAGAATGTCCCATGCACCTCGAAGATTTCCCCATGGATTCCCACTCCTGTCCACTGAAGTTTGGCAGCT ATGCCTACACAATGGCCGAGGTGACGTACATTTGGACCCGAAACGCATCAGCGTCAGTGGAGGTAGCACTAGATGGATCCAGACTGAACCAGTATCACCTTCAGGGACAAACTGTGGGGACAGAGACCATTAAATCAAGCACGG GTGAATACACTGTCATGACGGCCCACTTCCACCTGAAGAGGAAGATTGGCTACTTTGTGATCCAGACCTACCTGCCCTGCATCATGACCGTCATCCTCTCCCAGGTCTCCTTCTGGCTCAACCGAGAGTCTGTACCCGCCAGAACTGTCTTTG GTGTGACCACTGTGCTCACTATGACGACTCTCAGTATCAGTGCCCGTAACTCTCTGCCGAAGGTGGCCTACGCCACGGCCATGGATTGGTTCATTGCAGTGTGCTACGCCTTCGTGTTCTCTGCCCTCATCGAGTTTGCTACCGTCAACTACTTCACCAAAAGAGGCTGGGCCTGGGATGGCAAAAGTGTGGTCAACGTCAAG AAGAAGGAGGCGTCCACCATGAAGAAGAACAACGCCTATGCCGTTGCTGTGGCAAACTATGCCCCGAACGTCACCAAGGACCAAAGTGGTCTGCCCACCATCTCCAAGAGCGCCACCTCTGACCCCAACAAGGCCAAGCCAGAGGTCAAGCCAGAGGTCAAGCCAGAGCAGAACAAGAAGACCTTCAACAGCGTCAGCAAAATTGACCGTATGTCCCGGATTATGTTCCCCGTGCTCTTCGGTGGTTTCAACCTGGTCTACTGGGCCACCTACCTGAACAGAGAACCAGTCATAAAGGACATGGTCCCGTCCAAATGA
- the LOC139563554 gene encoding gamma-aminobutyric acid receptor subunit alpha-2-like isoform X1 has product MPSAFGRNFTSGLSEEIHKEIPRASQVWISAMRERWDLSHYLAVFFSLMVLWQSRSIVQSSAYASEAFKNNITLFTRILDRLLDGYDNRLRPGLGDRVTEVKTDIYVTSFGPVSDTDMEYTVDVFFRQSWIDERLKFNGPMNILRLNNLMASKIWTPDTFFHNGKKSVAHNMTMPNKLLRIMEDGTLLYTMRLTVQAECPMHLEDFPMDSHSCPLKFGSYAYTMAEVTYIWTRNASASVEVALDGSRLNQYHLQGQTVGTETIKSSTGEYTVMTAHFHLKRKIGYFVIQTYLPCIMTVILSQVSFWLNRESVPARTVFGVTTVLTMTTLSISARNSLPKVAYATAMDWFIAVCYAFVFSALIEFATVNYFTKRGWAWDGKSVVNVKQKKEASTMKKNNAYAVAVANYAPNVTKDQSGLPTISKSATSDPNKAKPEVKPEVKPEQNKKTFNSVSKIDRMSRIMFPVLFGGFNLVYWATYLNREPVIKDMVPSK; this is encoded by the exons ATGCCCAGCGCTTTTGGGCGCAACTTTACATCTGGGTTGTCAGAAGAAATTCATAAGGAGATCCCTCGCGCTAGTCAG GTTTGGATTTCAGCAATGAGAGAGCGATGGGACTTATCGCATTATCTAGCGGTGTTCTTCTCGTTGATGGTACTGTGGCAGTCAAG ATCAATAGTGCAATCGTCTGCATATGCTTCAGAGGCCTTCAAAAACAACATCACTCTGTTTACCCGGATCTTGGACCGCCTTCTGGATGGCTATGACAACCGATTACGACCTGGACTTGGAG ATCGGGTGACGGAGGTGAAGACTGATATTTATGTCACAAGTTTCGGTCCCGTGTCAGACACAGACATG GAGTACACTGTGGACGTGTTCTTCCGTCAGAGCTGGATTGACGAGCGGCTGAAGTTCAACGGTCCCATGAACATCCTGCGGCTGAACAACCTGATGGCCAGTAAGATCTGGACGCCCGACACCTTTTTCCATAACGGGAAGAAATCTGTGGCTCACAACATGACCATGCCCAACAAACTACTCCGGATCATGGAGGATGGAACACTGCTGTACACTATGAG GTTAACGGTCCAGGCAGAATGTCCCATGCACCTCGAAGATTTCCCCATGGATTCCCACTCCTGTCCACTGAAGTTTGGCAGCT ATGCCTACACAATGGCCGAGGTGACGTACATTTGGACCCGAAACGCATCAGCGTCAGTGGAGGTAGCACTAGATGGATCCAGACTGAACCAGTATCACCTTCAGGGACAAACTGTGGGGACAGAGACCATTAAATCAAGCACGG GTGAATACACTGTCATGACGGCCCACTTCCACCTGAAGAGGAAGATTGGCTACTTTGTGATCCAGACCTACCTGCCCTGCATCATGACCGTCATCCTCTCCCAGGTCTCCTTCTGGCTCAACCGAGAGTCTGTACCCGCCAGAACTGTCTTTG GTGTGACCACTGTGCTCACTATGACGACTCTCAGTATCAGTGCCCGTAACTCTCTGCCGAAGGTGGCCTACGCCACGGCCATGGATTGGTTCATTGCAGTGTGCTACGCCTTCGTGTTCTCTGCCCTCATCGAGTTTGCTACCGTCAACTACTTCACCAAAAGAGGCTGGGCCTGGGATGGCAAAAGTGTGGTCAACGTCAAG CAGAAGAAGGAGGCGTCCACCATGAAGAAGAACAACGCCTATGCCGTTGCTGTGGCAAACTATGCCCCGAACGTCACCAAGGACCAAAGTGGTCTGCCCACCATCTCCAAGAGCGCCACCTCTGACCCCAACAAGGCCAAGCCAGAGGTCAAGCCAGAGGTCAAGCCAGAGCAGAACAAGAAGACCTTCAACAGCGTCAGCAAAATTGACCGTATGTCCCGGATTATGTTCCCCGTGCTCTTCGGTGGTTTCAACCTGGTCTACTGGGCCACCTACCTGAACAGAGAACCAGTCATAAAGGACATGGTCCCGTCCAAATGA